A single Pseudomonas sp. MM223 DNA region contains:
- the fptA_2 gene encoding Fe(3+)-pyochelin receptor (*Name fptA_2) — MDNAPLKPIEGANYELGLKGELFDGRVNTSFALFQVDQENRAQATECGAIGGENCYVAGGKVRTQGFDAEISGEVLDRLQLFAGYTYTHTEYRNDPADGESEAGGTFNTYTPKHLLRFWADYNLPGELDPWTVGAGANIQSRNYHGNFGGTDGVGKIEQAGYAIWNARVAYQINKNFSVSLNGNNLFDKKYFSSIGWLYAANYYGDPRNYTVTLRADF, encoded by the coding sequence GTGGACAACGCCCCGCTAAAACCCATCGAAGGCGCCAACTATGAGCTGGGCCTGAAGGGTGAGCTGTTCGACGGTCGCGTCAATACCAGCTTCGCGCTGTTCCAGGTAGACCAGGAGAACCGCGCCCAGGCTACCGAATGCGGTGCTATCGGCGGTGAAAACTGCTACGTGGCTGGCGGCAAGGTGCGCACCCAAGGCTTCGACGCTGAGATCAGTGGCGAAGTGCTGGACCGCCTGCAGCTGTTTGCCGGCTACACCTACACCCATACCGAATACCGCAACGACCCGGCCGATGGCGAGTCGGAGGCCGGCGGCACCTTCAACACCTACACGCCCAAGCACCTGCTGCGCTTCTGGGCGGACTACAACCTGCCAGGCGAACTGGACCCGTGGACCGTAGGCGCTGGCGCCAACATCCAGAGCCGCAACTACCACGGCAACTTTGGTGGCACGGACGGGGTAGGCAAGATCGAGCAGGCTGGGTACGCCATCTGGAACGCCCGGGTGGCTTACCAGATCAACAAGAACTTCAGCGTGTCGTTGAACGGCAACAACCTGTTCGACAAGAAGTACTTCTCCAGCATTGGTTGGCTGTATGCGGCGAACTATTACGGGGATCCGCGTAACTACACCGTTACCCTGCGGGCTGACTTTTAA
- the queA gene encoding S-adenosylmethionine:tRNA ribosyltransferase-isomerase (*Name queA), with protein MRVADFSFELPDSLIARHPLAERHGSRLLVLDGPTGALAHRQFPDLLEYLRPGDLMVFNNTRVIPARLFGQKASGGKLEVLVERVLDSHRVLAHVRASKAPKVGAVILIDGGGEAEMVARHDTLFELRLTEEVLPLLDRVGHMPLPPYIDRPDEGADRERYQTVYAQRAGAVAAPTAGLHFDEALLEKIAAKGVERAFVTLHVGAGTFQPVRVDKIEDHHMHKEWLEVGQDVVDAIEACRARGGRVIAVGTTSVRSLESAARDGVLKAFSGDTDIFIYPGRPFHVVDALVTNFHLPESTLLMLVSAFAGYPETMAAYAAAVENGYRFFSYGDAMFITRNPAPRGPEDQA; from the coding sequence ATGCGCGTCGCCGATTTTTCCTTCGAACTCCCTGATTCCCTGATCGCCCGCCACCCGTTGGCCGAGCGCCATGGCAGCCGTCTGCTGGTGCTCGATGGGCCGACCGGCGCGCTGGCGCACCGGCAATTTCCCGATCTGCTCGAATACCTGCGCCCCGGCGACCTGATGGTGTTCAACAACACCCGGGTGATCCCGGCGCGGTTGTTTGGCCAGAAAGCCTCCGGCGGCAAGCTGGAAGTGCTGGTCGAGCGTGTGCTCGACAGCCACCGGGTGCTGGCCCACGTGCGTGCCAGCAAGGCGCCGAAAGTGGGCGCGGTCATCCTCATTGATGGCGGTGGCGAGGCCGAAATGGTCGCACGCCATGACACGCTGTTCGAGTTGCGCCTCACCGAAGAGGTGCTGCCACTGCTCGACCGCGTCGGCCACATGCCGCTGCCGCCCTACATCGACCGCCCCGACGAGGGCGCCGACCGTGAGCGCTACCAGACCGTGTACGCCCAGCGCGCCGGTGCGGTAGCCGCGCCCACTGCGGGCCTGCACTTTGACGAAGCGCTGCTGGAAAAGATTGCTGCCAAAGGTGTGGAGCGGGCTTTCGTTACCCTGCACGTGGGCGCCGGCACCTTCCAGCCAGTGCGGGTCGACAAGATCGAAGACCACCACATGCACAAAGAATGGCTCGAAGTGGGCCAGGATGTGGTCGATGCCATCGAGGCCTGCCGCGCACGTGGTGGCCGGGTAATCGCGGTCGGCACCACCAGCGTGCGTTCGCTGGAGAGCGCGGCGCGCGATGGCGTGCTCAAGGCTTTCAGCGGCGACACCGACATCTTCATTTACCCGGGCCGGCCGTTCCATGTGGTCGATGCCCTGGTCACCAACTTCCACCTGCCAGAGTCCACGCTGCTGATGCTGGTCTCGGCGTTCGCCGGTTACCCCGAGACCATGGCTGCCTATGCGGCGGCGGTCGAGAACGGGTACCGCTTCTTCAGTTACGGTGATGCCATGTTCATCACCCGCAATCCGGCGCCACGCGGCCCCGAGGATCAAGCATGA
- the btuB_3 gene encoding Vitamin B12 transporter BtuB (*Name btuB_3) — MIRSSSPVATTGLAMVQPRVPSYRRVLALSALAIALQGVGVHALAAPAQAPQAYSIASGSLAQVLARFASEGGFTLQYTSELTRGLTSPGLQGQYGVEEGLQHLLAGTGLQAVRRGNNVYGLQPVPLNAASGGAALNLEPLNINGVQDNATTEGSGSYTSNAVTIGKGTHRLKEIPQSVSVVTRKAMDDQRLDTLDEVLEKTTGITTLQSPSGGKYIYSRGFEVETIQYDGVPLDRRYYAIGSSFTSDTLLYDRVEILRGANGLLQGSGNPGAAINLVRKRPKAEPFLSVTASAGSWDTYRQTIDAGAPLNADGSLRGRVVAGHEDQNYFYDTAESRKNVLYGILEYDLSDATTVAAGASVEDLHSTPFFSGLPRNKDGSAVNVSRSTYTGADWNKWDNKQTTYFADITHDFNEDWRLKASGSYMRETNYILYSFGRGAVDPATGDGMRSRAYLYDFENINKGADINLTGKWRAFGREHEVVVGANASDLQTDDLQGGFLNLGPMNIYDPVSPQRPSQDLLLGNGTTNTYPGTSKGKIRQNGLYAVTRYKLADPLTLVVGGRTSNYTYDYELHRFNGVSPTPAHSRESGEFTPYGGLIYALNDQWSAYVSYADIFKPQTGAERGQRPAKTHRRRQL; from the coding sequence ATGATCCGCTCTTCTTCACCGGTCGCCACGACCGGCCTCGCCATGGTTCAACCACGCGTGCCCAGCTATCGCCGGGTACTCGCTTTGAGCGCCCTGGCCATCGCCCTGCAAGGTGTTGGCGTGCACGCCCTGGCTGCGCCTGCGCAGGCGCCGCAAGCCTACAGCATCGCGTCCGGTAGCCTGGCCCAGGTACTTGCCCGGTTTGCCAGTGAAGGAGGGTTTACCCTGCAATACACCTCGGAATTGACCCGTGGGCTCACCAGCCCTGGGCTGCAAGGGCAGTATGGGGTCGAAGAAGGTTTGCAGCACCTGTTGGCCGGTACTGGCCTGCAGGCCGTGCGTCGCGGCAACAACGTCTATGGCTTGCAGCCTGTTCCCCTGAATGCCGCGTCGGGTGGCGCCGCCTTGAATCTGGAACCGCTGAACATCAATGGCGTCCAGGATAATGCAACCACCGAGGGTTCAGGCAGCTACACCTCCAACGCCGTTACCATTGGCAAGGGTACCCACCGCCTCAAGGAAATTCCCCAGTCGGTCAGCGTGGTCACGCGCAAGGCCATGGACGACCAGCGCCTCGATACCCTGGATGAAGTGCTGGAAAAGACCACGGGCATTACCACCTTGCAAAGCCCGTCCGGCGGCAAGTACATCTATTCCCGTGGTTTCGAGGTGGAAACCATCCAGTACGACGGCGTGCCACTCGACCGCCGCTACTATGCCATCGGCAGCAGCTTCACCTCCGACACGCTACTGTACGACCGTGTTGAAATCCTGCGCGGTGCCAACGGCCTGCTGCAAGGCAGCGGCAACCCCGGTGCAGCCATCAACCTGGTGCGCAAACGGCCGAAAGCCGAGCCGTTCTTGTCGGTGACTGCCAGCGCCGGCTCCTGGGACACCTATCGTCAGACCATAGATGCCGGCGCCCCGCTCAATGCCGATGGCTCGCTGCGTGGCCGTGTGGTGGCCGGGCACGAAGACCAGAACTACTTCTACGACACCGCCGAAAGCCGCAAGAATGTGCTCTACGGCATCCTTGAATACGACCTCAGCGACGCCACCACGGTAGCGGCGGGCGCCAGCGTCGAAGACCTGCACTCCACACCGTTCTTCAGCGGCCTGCCACGCAACAAGGACGGCAGCGCGGTAAACGTCAGCCGGTCCACCTATACCGGTGCCGACTGGAACAAGTGGGACAACAAGCAAACTACCTACTTCGCTGACATCACTCATGATTTCAACGAAGACTGGCGCCTGAAAGCCTCCGGCAGCTACATGCGCGAAACCAACTACATTCTTTACAGCTTCGGTCGTGGCGCGGTAGACCCGGCAACCGGTGACGGCATGCGCTCGCGTGCCTACCTGTACGATTTCGAGAACATCAACAAGGGCGCCGACATCAACCTGACCGGCAAGTGGCGTGCTTTTGGCCGGGAGCACGAAGTGGTGGTGGGCGCCAACGCCAGCGACCTGCAAACCGACGACCTGCAAGGCGGCTTCCTGAACCTGGGCCCGATGAACATCTACGACCCCGTCTCGCCACAGCGCCCGAGCCAGGACCTACTGCTGGGCAACGGAACTACAAACACCTACCCCGGCACTTCCAAGGGCAAGATTCGCCAAAACGGGCTATACGCGGTTACGCGCTACAAGCTGGCCGACCCATTGACCCTGGTAGTGGGCGGGCGCACCAGCAATTACACCTATGATTACGAACTGCACCGCTTCAACGGCGTGTCGCCAACCCCCGCCCATTCGCGGGAAAGCGGCGAGTTCACGCCGTATGGCGGCCTGATCTACGCGCTGAACGACCAGTGGTCGGCCTACGTGAGCTACGCCGATATCTTCAAGCCGCAAACCGGAGCTGAGCGTGGACAACGCCCCGCTAAAACCCATCGAAGGCGCCAACTATGA